In Ferrimicrobium acidiphilum DSM 19497, the DNA window ACTCTCACACCAACATCCACCAAGGCTCTAGCTGTCGCAAGTCCTAGTCCTGATGCTCCGCCGCTAATGACGGCGACATCTCCCTGAATATTCATACCGCTAATCTAGCCGAGCCGTCAGCGCCCACTCAAATCAATCTACATAGATATGGATTCGATTAAAACTGACGAGCTGCTTCCTGGGCCAACACATCAACCCGGTTGTTATGAGGATCGGTGCTGTGACCCTTTACCCACTCAAAGATAACCTGCCTGCCGGTATGCAAGGCCTGATCCAGCAACGGTCTCCACAAGTCGGTATTGGCCACTGGATCTCCCTTGCTGGTACGGAAACCGTTAGCTTCCCACTTCTTCCACCACCCCTGGCGAAAACAATTGACTACATATGTGGAATCCGAGCGGATATTGAGATCACCCTGATGTGAGACGAGCGCCTGTAGCACGGCAAGCAGTTCCATCCTTTGATTGGTGGTCATTGGTTCGCCTCCGGAATCAAAAGCCTTGGAGTCAGGCTCAAACCATGCCCAACCACCAGGACCAGGGTTTCCTAGGCAAGATCCGTCCGTGTAGATCAGCAAGGCCATCCAAACCACTCCCCTTCGCGTCTCCAGAAATCGGTCCTCAGTGTACCAGGTGGACGAATTCATCAAAAGCTGCAAGAATGGGTGATGTGATTATTGACGGTTTTGCACATCAGATTCCAGACATCGACCCAGACGAGACGGCGGAGTGGGTGGACTCGTTCGACTCCCTAGTGGATGGTCGCGGGAAACAGCGCGCCACTTTCCTGCTGATGAAGCTTCTTGAGGCGGCTCGCGAAAGACAGGTGGGCTTTCCAGCCACTGTCTCGACACCGTACATCAACACCATTGCACCCGAAAACGAACCTTGGTTCCCCGGGGATGAACAGGTCGAGCGCCGCATCCGAGCCTTCATCCGTTGGAACGCTGCAGCGATGGTTACCAGAGCTAATCATCTCGCTGACGGTATCGGCGGTCATCTTTCGACCTATGCGAGTTCAGCTTCCCTCTATGAGGTTGGCTTCAACCACTTTTTCAAAGGCAAGGATTCAGGGTCACCCGGCGACTTCGTCTACTTTCAAGGACACGGATCGCCAGGAATCTACTCGCGAGCATTCCTTGAGGGGCGTTTAACAGAGGATCAACTCGATCACTTCCGGATGGAGGTCGATGGGCTGGGTATCCCTTCGTACCCTCATCCTCGACTGATGCCCGAGTTTTGGGAGTTTCCGACCGTCTCGATGGGACTGGGTCCAATCCAATCGATCTATCATGCGTTGTTCAACCGCTACATGAATGACCGCCATCTTGCCAGCACTACCGAGAGTCGTATCTGGGGATTTGTAGGTGACGGTGAATTCGATGAGCCAGAAACCTCTGGCGCTCTTTCGCTTGCTGGTCGAGAACATCTAGACAACCTGATCTGGGTTGTGAACTGCAATCTCCAGCGACTTGATGGCCCCGTGCGCGGCAATGGCAAAATCATCCAAGAGCTCGAGGCCACCTTCCGGGGCGCCGGATGGAATGTCATCAAGGTGATTTGGGGCTCAAAGTGGGATGAACTTCTTGCCAGAGACACCGACGGAGTTTTGCTGAACAAAATGAATACGACTCCCGACGGGGATTTCCAAAAGCTCGCTACCGAGTCTGGTGCCTACATTCGGGAGCATTTTTTTGGTCCCGATCCACGGCTGCGTGCATTGGTGGACCATCTCAGTGACGAAGATCTTCAACAACTACCTCGAGGAGGACATGACTACCGGAAGCTCTATGCCGCTTACCACGCGGCGGTGAACAATCAAGGTTCTCCGACTGCCATCCTCGCCCATACCGTAAAAGGATGGACGCTCGGTCCTAACATCGAAGCTCGCAACTCCACTCACCAGATTAAAAAAATGACCGACGAACAACTTCGTCAATTTCGCGATCGACTCCACCTCAACGATATCATCAGCGATGAGATGCTCGAAGCACCGGAGCCGCCATATATCCGTCTACCTGAAGGTTCGATCGAAGCTGCGTACCTGGAGTCACGCCGCAAGCAGCTCGGAGGTTCGCTACCCCGCCGTATAAATAGGAGTGCAGAGTTACCGACGCCTAGCGACGACTCCTTCAAGGAGTTCTACCTGGGGTCGGCCAAGCAGCAAGTGTCGACAACAATGGTATTCTCGAAGCTCCTTCGCAATCTTATGAAGGATCCCCAGATTGGCACTCGCATCGTGCCGATCGTGCCTGATGAGGCGCGAACTTTCGGCCTTGAGGCGCTCTTC includes these proteins:
- the aceE gene encoding pyruvate dehydrogenase (acetyl-transferring), homodimeric type, which produces MGDVIIDGFAHQIPDIDPDETAEWVDSFDSLVDGRGKQRATFLLMKLLEAARERQVGFPATVSTPYINTIAPENEPWFPGDEQVERRIRAFIRWNAAAMVTRANHLADGIGGHLSTYASSASLYEVGFNHFFKGKDSGSPGDFVYFQGHGSPGIYSRAFLEGRLTEDQLDHFRMEVDGLGIPSYPHPRLMPEFWEFPTVSMGLGPIQSIYHALFNRYMNDRHLASTTESRIWGFVGDGEFDEPETSGALSLAGREHLDNLIWVVNCNLQRLDGPVRGNGKIIQELEATFRGAGWNVIKVIWGSKWDELLARDTDGVLLNKMNTTPDGDFQKLATESGAYIREHFFGPDPRLRALVDHLSDEDLQQLPRGGHDYRKLYAAYHAAVNNQGSPTAILAHTVKGWTLGPNIEARNSTHQIKKMTDEQLRQFRDRLHLNDIISDEMLEAPEPPYIRLPEGSIEAAYLESRRKQLGGSLPRRINRSAELPTPSDDSFKEFYLGSAKQQVSTTMVFSKLLRNLMKDPQIGTRIVPIVPDEARTFGLEALFREAKIYSTIGQRYTPVDAGLLLSYSEAQDGQILEMGITEDGATAMFTAAGTSYATLGVPMIPVYLFYSMFGFQRSGDLLWAASDARAKGFLIGATAGRTTLLGEGLQHTDGHSQVLAAVYPNVQAYDPAFAYEIAAIVKHGIADMFGPQSRDVMYYLTTYNENYLMPPADPERNLEDLKDAIIRGGYLFSAGQSSGSPSLISSTTPRDRERHATLLFSGTAQSSVRAAADALRDNWNVICDVYSITSYKRLREDAEAAERFERLHPGETTEAPWVTQLLGSAEGPIVATTDFVKLVPDQIRPFVHQPFVSLGTDGFGRSDTREALRRFFETDEGSIVVATLFALAKLGEAKPEEVADAMTHYGVVYEHHDPTV
- a CDS encoding ribonuclease H; this encodes MNSSTWYTEDRFLETRRGVVWMALLIYTDGSCLGNPGPGGWAWFEPDSKAFDSGGEPMTTNQRMELLAVLQALVSHQGDLNIRSDSTYVVNCFRQGWWKKWEANGFRTSKGDPVANTDLWRPLLDQALHTGRQVIFEWVKGHSTDPHNNRVDVLAQEAARQF